The Ranitomeya imitator isolate aRanImi1 chromosome 3, aRanImi1.pri, whole genome shotgun sequence genome has a window encoding:
- the LOC138672325 gene encoding uncharacterized protein yields the protein MGIIAFSVFYKQIVRSIIIMDFKAREKTWLNKASNIFRQGASSTAGEAVTPNKDLIKIYRNALFKKTRLWWNRATLENYMDKQIIPRGLRVQLYPSFELEDDVLIKRWTSAATTCSLDFIQIIIDKNTMSLQTIDSQIEDYEKQLVKDIPVDNLDKIMTEINKDVDRWENEICQSKIKKFQRDTNDYDTDKIYRWQIKRQNPHGRGKGNDRKRTKTPHERSPSVSSAISSSENNTSLSEGENTTGETSRRLPDIFTRSKALRTQGDQLKWKKAKR from the exons atgggaataatcgCTTTTTCTGTATTCTACAAACAGATTGTCCGCTCAATTATTATAATGGACTTTAAGGCCAGGGAAAAGACTTGGCTGAACAAGGCATCTAATATATTTAGACAGGGGGCCTCCAGTACCGCTGGGGAAGCGGTTACACCTAACAAAGATTTGATCAAAATATATAGGAATGCTCTTTTTAAAAAAACGAGACTCTGGTGGAACAGAGCCACGCTTGAAAACTACATGGACAAGCAAATAATCCCAAGAGGTCTGAGGGTCCAACTATACCCCTCATTTGAACTGGAAGACGATGTCCTCATAAAGAGGTGGACCTCAGCGGCCACGACCTGCTCCCTTGATTTCATTCAGATCATTATAGACAAAAATACCATGTCTCTACAGACAATAGATTCCCAGATTGAAGACTATGAGAAACAACTGGTTAAAGACATTCCAGTGGACAATCTGGATAAAATCATGACTGAAATCAATAAGGATGTGGATAGATGGGAGAATGAGATCTGCCAGAGTAAGATCAAGAAATTTCAGAGAGATACCAATGACTACGACACCGACAAGATCTACCGGTGGCAAATCAAGAGACAAAATCCCCATGGCAGGGGCAAAGGAAACGATCGGAAAAGGACAAAAACCCCTCATGAGAGAAGTCCCTCAGTGAGCTCAGCCATTTCAAGCTCGGAAAATAACACTTCCCTCAGTGAAGGTGAGAACACAACAGGTGAAACCTCACGAAGACTACCTGATATATTTACGAGATCCAAAGCTCTTCGCACACAGGGGGATCAATTAAAG TGGAAGAAAGCGAAACGCTAA